A genomic region of Desulfomonile tiedjei contains the following coding sequences:
- a CDS encoding AAA family ATPase, whose protein sequence is MHQTLDKITVKGIEIHLMDPPALEVEWVGMKEPLTQLLAAWSDDGIDPPMQPRILGKPGVGKTSLAITAAKRMKQDLYITQCTVDTKPEDLIVSPVIADNGKIRYMASPLVTAMVRGGICLLDEGNRMSEKSWASIAPLLDMRRSVYSIVAGVEIKARPEFRVCVTMNEDASTFEVPEYIHSRLQPAITMDFPSRDEEFRILRGKLDGPSDELIRQVVDVLQQSHVRDEDLSVRDGLNIARYAHRLLKTSPRLGERKALDQSILQVTGENRAALDGPKLV, encoded by the coding sequence ATGCATCAAACATTGGACAAGATTACAGTTAAAGGTATTGAAATCCATTTGATGGACCCGCCCGCGCTCGAAGTGGAATGGGTGGGAATGAAAGAGCCGTTGACTCAGCTCTTGGCCGCCTGGTCGGATGACGGAATCGATCCGCCTATGCAACCCAGAATATTGGGCAAACCAGGGGTCGGGAAGACCTCCCTGGCGATAACCGCTGCCAAGAGAATGAAACAGGACCTTTACATCACCCAGTGCACGGTTGACACCAAGCCCGAGGACCTCATCGTTTCGCCGGTAATTGCAGACAACGGCAAGATCAGATACATGGCTTCACCTTTGGTCACGGCCATGGTTCGAGGCGGAATCTGCCTGTTGGACGAAGGCAACCGCATGAGTGAAAAGAGTTGGGCTTCCATCGCGCCGCTCTTGGACATGCGCCGCAGTGTCTATTCCATCGTGGCAGGGGTAGAAATCAAAGCCAGGCCCGAGTTCCGGGTATGCGTGACGATGAACGAGGATGCTTCCACTTTCGAGGTGCCGGAGTATATCCACTCGAGGTTGCAGCCGGCCATAACCATGGACTTCCCCAGTAGAGACGAGGAGTTCCGCATTCTAAGAGGCAAGCTGGACGGCCCTTCAGATGAACTCATCCGACAAGTGGTTGATGTTCTTCAGCAATCACACGTAAGAGACGAAGACTTGAGCGTTCGCGACGGCCTCAATATTGCCCGATATGCTCACAGGCTACTTAAAACAAGCCCTAGACTGGGTGAGCGGAAAGCCCTTGACCAGTCAATCCTGCAAGTAACAGGAGAGAATCGTGCCGCACTTGATGGGCCAAAACTGGTCTGA
- a CDS encoding pentapeptide repeat-containing protein, giving the protein MEYAPHLAKLLEGVEAWNAWREANPEIKPILHGVDLSPQNLTGTSLYARDDLDGHPYAKLQNVNLAGATLTSSNLQFVNLCRANLRGAFLTYSNIQFAKFGAACLQKAHFGWGDIRNASFGDADLQRAYFEDADLSGSDFRKANLQGAILRGSKLCGANLGGANVSGADFKRADLEGANVTGVNFYPNSRQRKFQGIRAATCYGNQIFRSFAQDQDYIETLRATGLSGEVKFWLWWLFADCGRSFVRWALWSLGLAILFGYIYYWMGSSHFKLDHLTFDFLSMTYYSVVTFTTLGFGDVKPCTPEGAAVVVIEVILGYLMLGGLISILANKIARRA; this is encoded by the coding sequence GTGGAGTATGCGCCACATTTGGCGAAGCTGTTGGAGGGCGTTGAGGCTTGGAACGCGTGGCGGGAAGCCAATCCTGAGATAAAACCCATCCTTCATGGGGTTGATTTATCGCCACAAAATCTCACTGGAACATCGCTCTATGCCCGAGACGATCTTGACGGCCACCCGTATGCTAAACTTCAGAATGTGAATCTTGCGGGGGCTACCCTTACTAGCTCGAATCTTCAATTCGTAAACCTTTGTCGAGCTAATCTGCGGGGGGCATTCCTGACTTATTCGAACATTCAGTTTGCCAAGTTCGGTGCTGCTTGCCTCCAAAAGGCGCATTTCGGGTGGGGAGACATTAGGAATGCAAGCTTTGGTGATGCGGATCTCCAGCGAGCATATTTCGAGGACGCGGATTTGAGCGGTTCCGATTTTCGAAAGGCGAACCTCCAGGGCGCAATCCTTCGAGGCTCAAAACTTTGCGGTGCAAACTTAGGCGGAGCTAATGTCAGTGGTGCCGACTTCAAGCGAGCTGATTTGGAAGGCGCAAATGTAACCGGCGTGAATTTTTACCCTAATTCACGTCAACGTAAATTTCAGGGCATCCGAGCTGCAACCTGCTATGGCAATCAGATTTTCAGAAGTTTCGCGCAGGACCAGGATTACATCGAGACACTTCGTGCCACAGGGCTGTCGGGTGAGGTGAAATTCTGGCTATGGTGGCTCTTTGCTGATTGCGGTCGTTCATTTGTCCGCTGGGCTCTCTGGTCGTTAGGACTTGCTATCCTATTCGGATATATCTATTACTGGATGGGATCCTCCCATTTCAAGCTGGACCATTTGACCTTTGATTTCTTGTCCATGACTTATTACAGCGTGGTCACGTTCACCACTTTAGGCTTCGGAGATGTGAAACCCTGTACGCCGGAGGGAGCGGCAGTCGTCGTAATAGAGGTCATTCTCGGATACCTGATGCTAGGGGGCCTGATCTCGATTCTTGCAAACAAGATAGCTCGCCGCGCGTGA